The bacterium DNA window TCACAGAGGGGCACGGTCGCGCCCTGCTCGCGGTTACCGACCGGAAGCGCCTGCTCGAGCTCTGGGCACACGTCGAGAGGCATGGGCTCTCGGTCCGTGAGACCGAGGTCATGGTCAAGGCTGCCGCCCGGAATGTTTCACGTGAAACAATGGTCCGCAGGCCTGCCGCAAAGGATCCAGTCCTGGCCGACCTCGCGGTTCGGCTCCAAGACCGCTATAGGACCAATGTAAGCATTCTGACGAAAGGCAAGAAAGGGACCATTCAGATCAACTACTATTCGGCCGAAGACCTCGAGAGGCTGATCGACCTGCTGCTCAGATAATCAAACCGTTGTCACGAACTCCGCGTCCCGCTCTTCTCCCTTAACCGTAGAGAGGAGCCTTGCGATCGCTTTGGCGAGCCTCTTGATACCCTCCGCGGCAATCTCTTCAGGGTTGTCGGCAAACGAGATTCGGAGCCCTGAGGGCGGAGGCACGTGTGGCAGGCAGAGATCGCCCATTGCGCAGGCCACCCCCTCCTTGAGGCCCTCCTCGAACACATCTTGGGCGGACAAGCCATCAGGCAGCTGGATCCACATATTGAAGCCTGCCGTTGGATGAGTCCACCCGATCTCTCGCGGCATGGTTTCCTTCAGGACACGCAGCATGGCGTCTCTCCGGCGCCTGTAAGTCTCCCTGGCAGTCCTGAGATCGCGGACATACTGACGAGACGAGAGGTACCTCCACAGTGTCCGCTGGATGAGCGGAGAAGTGAACCGATCTGCCAGCAATTTCGCCTCGATGAGCCTTGCCAGGATGGGGCCGTGGGCCACGACGCATCCGACGCGCAGCCCCGGGATCACCGTCTTTGAAAACGACAGCACGAAGATGACGTGGCCTGATGTGTCGTGGGCCTTGATCGCCTGAGGAGCCTCACCGTCATAGGCGAACTCGCTGCAGATGTCGTCCTCAAAGATGAGCATGTTGTGCCGGCGCCCCAGCGCAGCCAGCTCCCTACGCCGGTCTTCGCTCATGGTAGTCCCGGTCGGATTATGGGCGGTGGGGATGGTATACAGGAGGCGCGGCCGGTAACGCTCGACCAGGGACGTGGTCACGTCCACCCGTGCCCCATCCTTGTCCACAGGGATCCCGGCGAGCTTCGCGCCCCTCCCCTCGAGGATATCGAGGGCCGTAATGAACGTCGGACTCTCGACGAGGACGAAATCGCCTGGCCCGATGAACGTCCGGGCGACCAAGTCAAGCGCCTGTTGGGACCCTGAGGTGACCAGGATGTCCTCAGGCCCAGCCTTGATACCGATGGATTGACAGTGGTCGGCGACCCACGTCCGCAGATGATAGTCACCCTGCGGGATGCCGTACTGGAGAAATCGTGGGTCTTCAACGGCCATCACCCGGCTCCAGAGACGTCCCAGCGATCTGAGTGGGAATAGGTCCGGGTCCGGCGTGCCTCCGGCAAGCGAGATGACCCCAGGTCTCCGGCCGGGCCTCAACAGCGCCTGCATGGCGGTGATCCGTGGGGCTCGCAGGTGTACGGGGGTTGCCGGGTGGAAATCCTCCCTCTCATCTGGGACTGCCTGGACGATATCCCGGGCCGTGGTGACCTCAGGCGCATGTC harbors:
- a CDS encoding PLP-dependent aminotransferase family protein, with protein sequence MDHLYLDRDSETPLYRQLHQAIARQIRGGEIDAGTRLPSVRGLAKTLSVSPITVVLAYNALTADGLIHATVGRGTFAGGHAPEVTTARDIVQAVPDEREDFHPATPVHLRAPRITAMQALLRPGRRPGVISLAGGTPDPDLFPLRSLGRLWSRVMAVEDPRFLQYGIPQGDYHLRTWVADHCQSIGIKAGPEDILVTSGSQQALDLVARTFIGPGDFVLVESPTFITALDILEGRGAKLAGIPVDKDGARVDVTTSLVERYRPRLLYTIPTAHNPTGTTMSEDRRRELAALGRRHNMLIFEDDICSEFAYDGEAPQAIKAHDTSGHVIFVLSFSKTVIPGLRVGCVVAHGPILARLIEAKLLADRFTSPLIQRTLWRYLSSRQYVRDLRTARETYRRRRDAMLRVLKETMPREIGWTHPTAGFNMWIQLPDGLSAQDVFEEGLKEGVACAMGDLCLPHVPPPSGLRISFADNPEEIAAEGIKRLAKAIARLLSTVKGEERDAEFVTTV